Genomic window (Papilio machaon chromosome 12, ilPapMach1.1, whole genome shotgun sequence):
GGGGGGCAGCGGCCGCGGGGTCTTCGCGTCCGCACGCCTCGCCTTAGCGGCGTGCGGGTTCATGTGGTTGTCAATGTGCTTCTTGACTTCGGGCTCTGTTGCGAAACGCCGCCGGCAGTTGGGCATGGGACAGCAGAAGGGCCGGTCGCCCTGGTGCGTGCGCGTGTGCTGATCAAGGATCGCTTTCTGCCTAAAGTCTTTGCCGCACTGGGTACACTTGTACGGCTTCTCTCCCGTGTGGATACGTAAATGCTGGTTCAGTATCGTCCGTTGTCGGAAAAAGCGCGGGCAGTAGACGCAGCCGTACGGTTTCTCGTTGGTGTGGATGCGCAGATGTTGCGTTAGATGCGATTGCTGCCGGAAGCGCTTGCCGCATTCCGGGCAAGGATACGGCCTAGACTCTATGTGAATGCACCCGTGTTGCAACAACGTCGACTTCTGCTTGAATTCCTTTTGGCAGATAGGGCAGCGAACATACAATGGCATCGCACGACCTCCTAAAACGTCAGGCAACTTACCCCCCTTCAGGTATTGCAACGACAGACCCGAGCCGAATACGGCGTGATTGAGACCTTTTGTATCTTTGAAGTATGCCGGATATTGCGCCGTATCGCCCGGCGAGAAGCACGACCCGCGTTGCTCTCCGTTCTGGCCATCAGCATCGCCAAAAGTCGACTGAATCTCTTCCTTATTCTCATCCGGTGGATACGGAACGTCCTGCGGCCACAGAGTCGGTGTTGTTCCGTTCTTGAATATAAGGTGCGGAGAGACGTCTgcaaaaaattttatacatcgGTTAATGATATATATCCCGATAACAGTTTAGGCTAGACGACGAGTGGGTTAATCGAACTGGGGACGGTTACGGGAGCGTCCGGCGATCGGTTCCGCGTCTCGCGAGCGCTCCGCAGCGCGGGCGACATGGGACCGAGAATTTGATAGATAGACTGATAGGAAGGCCAATGGATGCGAGACCGAATCGAACGAGGTGAGGGCGGTAGGATCGCGCGCCCCGCTTGCAGCCCGGCGGCGAGCGGCAGGCTGCGAACGACGCGCGCGGGGAGCGGACCGGGGCATATATGTGTGAATATCGCTCGCCTTGGTGTGTGCGGACGTGCTGGTTCAGGATGGCCTTCTGGCGGAAATGTTTGCCGCACTCGCCGCACGTATAGGGCTTCTCACCGGAATGGATGCGCAGGTGCTGGTTGAGGATGGCGCGCTGCCGGAAGGAGCGCGGGCAGTACACGCACGCGTACGGCTTCTCGTTCGCGTGGATGCGGAGATGCTGCGTGAGGTGCGACTGCTGACGGAACCGCTTGCCGCACTCTGGACACCCGTACGGCCGAGAGTCCGTGTGGATGCGCTCGTGCTGCAGAAGCGTCGACTTCTGCTTGAAGTCCTTGCCGCACGTCAGGCATTTAAACAGGCGAAGTTCTGAGTTGGGATTATGTTTCCTCGGTTTCGGTTGCTCCGGCTGGACGATATCCGGCAGGTGGCGCAGCTCTGGCGCACCGTACTGATCGAGAGGGCTTTCCAAAGACAATACGCCaccattttgtttgagatagtgtAGCGGAAAACCACCGGTGCCCAGCATGTGGCTCGTCGGTCTAGCTTCCTTGAAATACGGAGTGTATTGCTGCTGTAGGTCGGGTTGCACGAAGCACGGCCCGCGGTCTAGATGGTCCTGGTTCTGGGCCTGTGCTTGGTTCTGGAGTTGCTGGTCGACCTGCATGTGATCCGGCGAGGTCTGTTGTTGCTGCGCCTGTTGCTGGGCCTGCTGCTGCGCCTGCTGCTGTGCAAGCTGCTGCGCAGCGTCCTCGGCAGCGGCCGTGGGATCGGGGGGCGGTGGCGCCGGCGGGTAGGGCGATGGCGCGGGCGAAGCGAGCTGCGGTTCGGGCTGAGGCGAAGGCCCTCCGGGGCTCTGGTGCTGCATTGTCTGGTAGCCACCGTCGAGAACGCCTCCGCCCCACTGCGTGCCCGGTGGTGCACGTTCCACGCCATCTTTGTACAGCACGTATGGCGCTGTCGTATCTGGAAAGATgagaaaaatacttttaaattggaATACAAGCCAAACATTAGGCATGATTGATAGACACGTAAGTCAGGTTACGTTATGTATTACACAAACTATGTCTGCGAACTGTACATTAAACGAAATTAAGTTTGGATACGCATCGACTGCTTAGTGGCATACGGCCTGTGGTTTGCGGGACGCGTTCCTCGGCGGTGGAACATGCAAGATAGAATCACGTAAACAATCACAAGGTCTCGCGATTAAACTCTCTGTAGAAGGAACTCGCAAAATGAGCGCAGTTTCTAATGATTCACTTTCCCGACGGTGTAGATAAATGATACCGGATAAAAACGCGGGAACATCAATTTTCTTCTCCCGCCCAAAGCGAAAATGCAAATGGCGGATGCAATATTGTCATTAAAGTTGTTAAGGCGAAAttgacaaaaacaaaatgaagatGTAAAATCATTTTCAGACACCATTAAACACTAGAATTTTAGGCCAAATCGACGAGTGgtgaataacatttaaaaacttttttatttgatgcaATGCCTTATAACATGATGTTTTTAACGTTGccatttatttactatatgtGCATTTATTCCTCTTCAGTATTAAcaagaaaaattactttttctgtTTGTTAGTATcctcgtattttttttacgagCCGAAACTACCGTTATATTTTTTCGGTTTGAAAAGCATGGTAACACTGAAAATGTTGTTaaacgttttataattttggcaGGAAAAGGCCGGTCACAGATAAAAAACGCATGTCGCTCAAAGACAGATGAGTAATGGAGGTGCGCCCTTGTTAACTCAACTCTTGTCAATGCTTCTGACAGCAATCGTGAACGGATAACGAGGCTGGCTATAAGGTGCGTTCATTTTTCGTTACAGACGACTTACGAAgtataagttaattaataataaaaactaaaaaagcaTTATCGTTATTTAACCTTTGGCGTCAAagaaaaacaatctcaaatcAGTTGGTGTTAAATACAATTTgcgtatatttaatttagaattttagatCTCTTTACTGTATTGGTGGACCACTTTATCATGTAAACAAAACCTATTAAACGATAtccttagttttaaatttaaatttggaaccgttttaacttttttatttaaaataccattGTTCATTGATACGGCTTTGTGGgttcgttaaaaaaaactagctccATTTATCTTGGTGGGGCGGGCATCATCGTTAATAACTTCCCAGAGATGTACTAAACCTCGATAAAATCGTGCTACTACACATTTATCTCGGCCACAATCGACTTGTCGATATCTTGATTCTTCATCGCGACTACACTATCTTTGGGTagccatatttatttaataaaaatcccCTTATTAAATTctgttatttagtaaaaatcttATCTTACGATTGGAAATtcgttgttttttaaattttataagccGAAGTCTTTAAgtcctaaaaataataaataattaaccgTAACTGATTGTTGTTACAAAATAGCTTTTGTATAAGTATAAATcatcttaatttattagtcatttttaataaagccagacatttatttctagatttaaacatgttttttttacatgtggGCGGTGTTGGTGAGGTTCAAGTTTGGTCTGGTCTAAGCATTCTGGCTGAATACCTAAATACCGGTATTTTAATGtcaatttatctttaatatgCAGTTATGATTGACGTGGGTTGTGttgatatgtaaaaaaatgccGTTCTGttcatttatataatgaattgtaaaattaattacttggatgttttaatttgtgttggataagaaaaattaattctatattttaattgcaaatacaAGGAGTTGGCGCGAAAGTACATTGCGCGGGAAACATGAGTAAATGCGACTTTACATGAGACAAAGATTTATGTTCGAATAACATCTGTTTATAATCGTGCCTCCGGATAAATAATGCGGGAGGAAACACGTCCAAATGATTTCTTCTTGACGTCGAGGTTTTAATGACGTATACAGCGGGCTTAAATCTCGTATCGTCGGCCGGATGACTTCACATGTGCGGTGTCATTTcgaattaactttttttttgtcttaaccctttttaaattatagcgTTCGGATGACGTACGAAGCTATGGGAATGCGTTATCCCTTTTTCAAGTTCTTGGTCTAATACGTTACAGTTTCTTTTACCTCGCGTTTTGTTAGGACTACCAACGTTAACGCATGACGTTTCACATGGAGtaagttatgttaaataacaaGGAAATGCACATGCGCTTGATgtgaaagtattaaattttgtgacGGATTAATGAGTTTTATTTCTGGATAACAGATGGCGGTAAATTTGGTGAGAGAGCAATAAGTTCAACGTTcgaatgtaaaagaaaaaagtgttgcataaatccttactaatattataaatgcgaaagtaactctgtctgtctgtctgtctgtctgtctgtctcgctttcacgccaaaactactgaaccgatttaaatgaaatttggtacacagatagtctagagcctgaggatggacataggctatattttaacgcgaaaaaggggttgtaaggggttgaaagtgggggtgaaagtttgtatggaagtgtcgcctactattgtttactgaaccgatttaaatgaaatttggtacacagatattctagagcctcggaaagaacataggctactttttaacgcgaaaacagggttgtaaggggttgaaagtgggggtggtaatttgtatggaagtattgtcattttaacagttagaagcttgaaatttcttcctaaggctgctaatttgatagaaataaatatgaaattaaatttttgtaaaaatgttaccctcaagggtgctaaataactataggggatgaaattttgtttggcaatatattcggttttggtgaatgttttgtttaatatgctttgctgtaacccttaccaatatttagtctagaggctgaggaaagacgtaggctacattttaacgcgaaaaaggggtttgaaggggttgaaagtgggggtgaaagtttgtatggaattatcgtcatttttacaggtagaagattgaaacttattttcaaggctgctaatttgataaagataaatataaaattaaatttttgtaaaaattttaccccaaagggtgctaaataacaataggggatgaaatttcgtttggcaatatgtgaggttt
Coding sequences:
- the LOC106710442 gene encoding myeloid zinc finger 1 isoform X2, with translation MALASSVSLYYSIVQRAARHYLEDYCHTDTTAPYVLYKDGVERAPPGTQWGGGVLDGGYQTMQHQSPGGPSPQPEPQLASPAPSPYPPAPPPPDPTAAAEDAAQQLAQQQAQQQAQQQAQQQQTSPDHMQVDQQLQNQAQAQNQDHLDRGPCFVQPDLQQQYTPYFKEARPTSHMLGTGGFPLHYLKQNGGVLSLESPLDQYGAPELRHLPDIVQPEQPKPRKHNPNSELRLFKCLTCGKDFKQKSTLLQHERIHTDSRPYGCPECGKRFRQQSHLTQHLRIHANEKPYACVYCPRSFRQRAILNQHLRIHSDVSPHLIFKNGTTPTLWPQDVPYPPDENKEEIQSTFGDADGQNGEQRGSCFSPGDTAQYPAYFKDTKGLNHAVFGSGLSLQYLKGGKLPDVLGGRAMPLYVRCPICQKEFKQKSTLLQHGCIHIESRPYPCPECGKRFRQQSHLTQHLRIHTNEKPYGCVYCPRFFRQRTILNQHLRIHTGEKPYKCTQCGKDFRQKAILDQHTRTHQGDRPFCCPMPNCRRRFATEPEVKKHIDNHMNPHAAKARRADAKTPRPLPPAAAVVKPELYFPQCYAPPFQQFPTGGEFKPTLGPGAPGACLPAQ
- the LOC106710442 gene encoding zinc finger protein 774 isoform X1 — its product is MALASSVSLYYSIVQRAARHYLEDYCHTDTTAPYVLYKDGVERAPPGTQWGGGVLDGGYQTMQHQSPGGPSPQPEPQLASPAPSPYPPAPPPPDPTAAAEDAAQQLAQQQAQQQAQQQAQQQQTSPDHMQVDQQLQNQAQAQNQDHLDRGPCFVQPDLQQQYTPYFKEARPTSHMLGTGGFPLHYLKQNGGVLSLESPLDQYGAPELRHLPDIVQPEQPKPRKHNPNSELRLFKCLTCGKDFKQKSTLLQHERIHTDSRPYGCPECGKRFRQQSHLTQHLRIHANEKPYACVYCPRSFRQRAILNQHLRIHSGEKPYTCGECGKHFRQKAILNQHVRTHQDVSPHLIFKNGTTPTLWPQDVPYPPDENKEEIQSTFGDADGQNGEQRGSCFSPGDTAQYPAYFKDTKGLNHAVFGSGLSLQYLKGGKLPDVLGGRAMPLYVRCPICQKEFKQKSTLLQHGCIHIESRPYPCPECGKRFRQQSHLTQHLRIHTNEKPYGCVYCPRFFRQRTILNQHLRIHTGEKPYKCTQCGKDFRQKAILDQHTRTHQGDRPFCCPMPNCRRRFATEPEVKKHIDNHMNPHAAKARRADAKTPRPLPPAAAVVKPELYFPQCYAPPFQQFPTGGEFKPTLGPGAPGACLPAQ